Proteins from one Bradyrhizobium amphicarpaeae genomic window:
- a CDS encoding tripartite tricarboxylate transporter substrate binding protein BugD, translating to MTKAAWAALFAVLAVTGAARADDYPTHPITIIVPFAAGGPSDAMARVLAERMRTALGQPLVVENVTGAGGSIGVGRAVQSPPDGYTISFGHLGTHVANGAVYKLKYDLVTDLEPVVLLPSNPMIVVSKNAVPATSLKELIEWLKSRPSPPTAGTAGAGSGSHIAGVYLESVSGIKLQYVPYRGTAPALNDLIAGQIDVIVDQTSNSIAQVRAGTIRAYAITDSKRLASAPDIPTAEEAGLKGFNMTLWSGLWVPKGTPKEIVTKLNAAAVEALNDPAVRKQLESQGLEMTPKDQLTPEALGARQKAEIAKWWPIIKAANIKVD from the coding sequence ATGACGAAGGCCGCCTGGGCTGCGCTGTTTGCTGTTCTCGCTGTGACCGGCGCCGCGCGCGCCGATGACTATCCCACCCATCCCATCACCATCATCGTGCCGTTCGCGGCCGGCGGACCGTCGGATGCGATGGCGCGTGTGCTCGCCGAGCGGATGCGCACTGCGCTCGGCCAGCCCCTCGTGGTCGAGAACGTTACCGGCGCGGGCGGCTCGATCGGCGTCGGCCGCGCCGTGCAGTCGCCGCCGGATGGCTACACCATCTCGTTCGGCCATCTCGGCACCCACGTTGCCAACGGCGCCGTCTACAAGCTCAAATACGACCTCGTCACCGACCTCGAGCCCGTGGTGCTGCTGCCGAGCAACCCGATGATCGTGGTCAGCAAGAACGCGGTGCCCGCGACTTCGCTGAAAGAGCTGATCGAATGGCTGAAGTCCCGGCCGTCGCCGCCGACGGCGGGCACCGCCGGCGCCGGCTCCGGCAGCCATATCGCCGGCGTTTATTTGGAGAGCGTCTCCGGCATCAAGCTGCAATACGTGCCGTATCGCGGCACCGCGCCGGCGCTGAACGACCTGATCGCCGGCCAGATCGACGTCATCGTCGACCAGACCTCCAACTCGATTGCCCAGGTTCGCGCCGGCACCATCCGCGCCTACGCCATCACCGACAGCAAGCGCCTGGCCTCGGCGCCCGATATTCCGACCGCCGAGGAGGCTGGTCTGAAGGGCTTCAACATGACGCTGTGGTCGGGCCTGTGGGTGCCGAAGGGCACGCCGAAGGAGATCGTGACCAAGCTCAACGCCGCGGCGGTCGAGGCCCTGAACGATCCCGCCGTGAGGAAGCAGCTCGAAAGCCAGGGGCTGGAGATGACGCCGAAGGACCAGCTCACCCCCGAAGCCCTCGGCGCGCGACAAAAAGCCGAGATCGCCAAATGGTGGCCGATCATCAAGGCTGCGAACATCAAGGTGGATTGA
- a CDS encoding threonine synthase, producing MHDNDNLTIERPTFVTHLECAMEGDHYAADQVHNLSKAGKPLLVRYDLAGVKKALTKDALSQRPADMWRYRELLPVRKCQDIVSLGEVTTPLIRLPKLAAKLGGGEIIVKDEGRLPTGSFKARGLVMAVSMGKALGIKHMAMPTNGNAGAALAAYATSCGIKTTIFCPADTPEVNVSEIELQGATVYRVNGYIDDCGKIVGEGKAKVGWFDTSTLKEPYRIEGKKTMGLELAEQLNWDVPDVIFYPTGGGTGLIGMWKAFDELEKIGFIGSKRPRMVAVQASGCAPMVRAYEAGTEHATRWEDAHTIASGIRVPQAIGDFLILRAVRESKGFAIAVDDDKISAALNEVAREEGLLLCPEGAATYAAYKDSLADGRVSKTDRVMLFNCATGLKYPLPPVTRTLDRHKPIDYTQF from the coding sequence ATGCACGACAACGACAATCTCACGATCGAACGTCCGACCTTCGTCACCCATCTCGAATGCGCGATGGAGGGCGACCACTACGCCGCCGACCAGGTCCACAACCTCTCCAAGGCCGGCAAGCCGCTCTTGGTGCGCTACGACCTCGCCGGCGTGAAGAAGGCGCTGACCAAGGATGCGCTGAGCCAGCGACCCGCCGATATGTGGCGCTATCGCGAGCTGCTGCCGGTGCGCAAATGTCAGGACATCGTTTCCCTCGGCGAGGTCACCACGCCGCTGATCCGGCTGCCCAAGCTGGCTGCGAAGCTCGGCGGCGGCGAGATCATCGTCAAGGACGAGGGACGCCTGCCGACGGGCTCGTTCAAGGCACGCGGCCTCGTGATGGCGGTGTCGATGGGCAAGGCGCTTGGCATCAAGCACATGGCGATGCCGACCAACGGCAATGCCGGCGCGGCGCTGGCGGCCTATGCGACGAGCTGCGGCATCAAGACCACGATCTTCTGTCCGGCCGATACGCCGGAGGTGAATGTCAGCGAGATCGAGCTTCAGGGCGCCACCGTCTACCGCGTCAACGGCTATATCGACGATTGCGGCAAGATCGTCGGCGAGGGCAAGGCCAAGGTCGGCTGGTTCGACACGTCGACCCTGAAGGAGCCGTATCGCATCGAGGGCAAGAAGACGATGGGCCTGGAGCTCGCCGAGCAGCTCAATTGGGACGTGCCCGACGTGATTTTCTATCCGACCGGCGGCGGCACTGGCCTGATCGGCATGTGGAAGGCTTTCGACGAGCTGGAAAAGATCGGCTTCATCGGCAGCAAGCGCCCGCGCATGGTCGCGGTCCAGGCCTCCGGCTGCGCACCGATGGTGCGGGCCTATGAGGCCGGCACCGAGCACGCCACGCGCTGGGAAGACGCCCACACCATCGCCTCGGGCATCCGCGTGCCGCAGGCGATCGGCGATTTCCTGATCCTGCGCGCGGTGCGCGAGAGCAAGGGCTTCGCCATCGCGGTCGACGACGACAAGATTTCGGCGGCGCTCAACGAGGTCGCGCGCGAGGAGGGGCTCTTGCTGTGCCCCGAGGGCGCCGCGACCTACGCCGCCTACAAGGACAGCCTCGCCGATGGCCGCGTCTCGAAGACTGACCGCGTCATGCTGTTCAACTGCGCCACCGGCCTGAAATATCCGCTGCCGCCGGTCACCCGCACGCTCGATCGCCACAAGCCGATCGACTACACGCAGTTCTAG
- the lpdA gene encoding dihydrolipoyl dehydrogenase: protein MADTSFDVIIIGSGPGGYVAAIRAAQLGLKTAIIEKSYLGGICLNWGCIPTKALLRSAEIYHYMRHAKDYGLSADNISFDPKAVVQRSRGVSKRLNDGVGFLMKKNKVSVIWGAASIDAPGKITVKKSDVEAPKGALGEGSYQAKHIIVATGARPRVLPGLEPDKKLIWTYFEAMVPEKMPKSLLVVGSGAIGIEFASFFHTMGSDVTVVEVLPQILPVEDAEIAGLARKRLEKQGIKIMSSTKVTKLEKKADSVVATIDDGKGKPVTTEFERVISAVGVVGNIENLGLEKLGVKTDRGCIVIDGYGKTNIPGIYAIGDVAGPPMLAHKAEHEGVICVEAIKGLHPHPMDKLLIPGCTYCNPQVASVGLTEAKAKEGGREIRVGRFPFVGNGKAIALGEDQGLVKVIFDKKTGQLLGAHMVGAEVTELIQGYVVAMNLETTEEELMHTVFPHPTLSEMMKEAVLDAYGRVLNI from the coding sequence ATGGCCGACACATCCTTCGACGTCATCATCATCGGCTCCGGCCCCGGCGGCTATGTCGCCGCGATCCGCGCCGCCCAGCTCGGCCTCAAGACCGCGATCATCGAGAAGTCGTATCTCGGCGGCATCTGCCTGAACTGGGGCTGCATCCCGACCAAGGCACTGCTGCGCTCGGCCGAGATCTATCACTACATGCGGCACGCCAAGGATTACGGACTGTCGGCGGATAACATCTCGTTCGACCCGAAGGCGGTGGTGCAGCGCTCGCGCGGCGTCTCGAAGCGGCTCAACGACGGCGTCGGCTTCCTGATGAAGAAGAACAAGGTCAGCGTGATCTGGGGTGCGGCCTCGATAGACGCGCCCGGCAAGATCACCGTGAAGAAGTCCGACGTCGAAGCTCCCAAGGGCGCGCTCGGCGAGGGGAGCTATCAAGCCAAGCACATCATCGTCGCGACCGGTGCGCGGCCGCGCGTGCTGCCGGGGCTCGAGCCCGACAAGAAGCTGATCTGGACCTATTTCGAGGCGATGGTGCCGGAGAAGATGCCGAAGTCGCTGCTGGTGGTCGGCTCCGGCGCGATCGGCATCGAGTTCGCCTCGTTCTTCCACACCATGGGCTCCGACGTCACCGTGGTCGAGGTGCTGCCGCAGATCCTACCCGTCGAGGACGCGGAGATCGCGGGCCTCGCGCGAAAACGCCTGGAGAAGCAGGGCATCAAGATCATGTCCTCGACCAAGGTGACGAAACTGGAGAAGAAGGCCGACAGCGTCGTCGCCACCATCGACGACGGCAAGGGCAAGCCCGTCACCACCGAGTTCGAGCGCGTGATCTCGGCCGTCGGCGTCGTCGGCAACATCGAGAATCTCGGTCTCGAAAAGCTCGGCGTGAAGACCGACCGCGGCTGCATCGTGATCGACGGCTACGGCAAGACCAACATCCCCGGCATCTACGCTATCGGCGACGTCGCGGGCCCGCCTATGTTGGCCCATAAGGCCGAACATGAAGGCGTGATCTGCGTCGAGGCGATCAAGGGCCTGCATCCGCATCCCATGGACAAGCTCCTGATCCCCGGCTGCACCTATTGCAACCCGCAGGTCGCCTCGGTTGGTTTGACGGAGGCCAAGGCCAAGGAAGGCGGCCGCGAGATCCGGGTCGGGCGCTTCCCCTTCGTCGGCAACGGCAAGGCGATCGCGCTCGGCGAGGACCAGGGCCTGGTCAAGGTCATCTTCGACAAGAAGACCGGCCAGCTGCTCGGCGCCCACATGGTCGGCGCCGAGGTCACCGAGCTGATCCAGGGCTACGTCGTCGCGATGAACCTCGAGACGACCGAGGAAGAGCTGATGCACACGGTCTTCCCGCATCCGACGCTGTCGGAGATGATGAAGGAAGCCGTGCTGGATGCATATGGAAGGGTGCTGAACATTTGA
- a CDS encoding pyruvate dehydrogenase complex dihydrolipoamide acetyltransferase: protein MPINILMPALSPTMEKGNLAKWLKKEGDKVKSGDVIAEIETDKATMEVEAIDEGTIARILVPEGTQDVPVNDVIAVLAGEGEDVKAAGAAKPSASAAPPKAAEAPAAAAAAAPAAAPAAPKAAPAPTAAAPAPQAAAPAAQSNGHAGRVFSSPLARRIAKEAGIDVGMVTGTGPHGRVVARDVEQAKSGKGLKAPAAAPSGGAPSIAPTMSDKQILSLFEPGSYEVVPHDGMRRTIAQRLTASIQNVPHFYLTMDCDIGKLLAAREEINAAAPKDKEKKPLYKISVNDFVIKAMAVALQKIPNCNVSWTESGMVKHHHSDVGVAVAMPGGLITPIIRKAETKTLSTISNEMKDFAARARSRKLKPEEYQGGTTAVSNLGMYGISHFTAVINPPHATILAVGTSEERPVVRGGKIEIAHMMSVTLSCDHRAIDGALGAELIGAFKQLIENPVMMMV, encoded by the coding sequence ATGCCCATCAACATCCTGATGCCCGCTCTCTCGCCGACGATGGAGAAGGGCAACCTCGCCAAATGGCTGAAGAAGGAAGGCGACAAGGTTAAATCCGGCGACGTCATCGCCGAGATCGAGACCGACAAGGCGACAATGGAGGTCGAGGCCATCGACGAGGGCACGATCGCCAGGATCCTGGTGCCCGAGGGCACGCAGGACGTCCCGGTCAACGACGTGATCGCGGTCCTCGCCGGCGAAGGTGAGGACGTGAAGGCAGCGGGCGCCGCCAAGCCCAGCGCTTCAGCCGCGCCGCCGAAGGCTGCCGAGGCTCCTGCTGCGGCTGCGGCCGCGGCTCCCGCAGCTGCGCCTGCCGCGCCCAAGGCTGCCCCGGCGCCAACCGCTGCTGCTCCGGCGCCGCAGGCCGCTGCGCCCGCCGCGCAGAGCAACGGTCATGCCGGCCGCGTGTTCTCATCGCCGCTGGCGCGCCGCATCGCCAAGGAAGCTGGCATCGATGTCGGCATGGTCACCGGCACCGGCCCGCACGGCCGCGTCGTCGCGCGCGACGTCGAGCAGGCCAAGTCCGGCAAGGGCCTCAAGGCGCCAGCCGCAGCGCCGTCCGGCGGTGCGCCGTCGATCGCGCCGACCATGTCGGACAAGCAGATCCTGTCGCTGTTCGAGCCCGGCTCCTACGAGGTCGTCCCACACGACGGCATGCGCCGCACCATCGCGCAGCGCCTCACCGCCTCGATCCAGAACGTCCCGCACTTCTATCTCACGATGGACTGCGACATCGGCAAGCTGCTCGCTGCCCGCGAGGAGATCAATGCCGCCGCGCCGAAGGACAAGGAGAAGAAGCCGCTCTACAAGATCTCGGTCAACGATTTCGTCATCAAGGCGATGGCGGTCGCGCTGCAGAAGATCCCGAACTGCAACGTCAGCTGGACCGAAAGCGGCATGGTCAAGCACCATCATTCCGACGTCGGCGTCGCGGTAGCAATGCCCGGCGGCCTGATCACCCCGATCATCCGCAAGGCCGAGACCAAGACGCTGTCGACCATCTCCAACGAGATGAAGGATTTTGCGGCGCGCGCGCGGTCCCGCAAATTGAAGCCCGAGGAATACCAGGGCGGCACCACCGCGGTGTCCAACCTCGGCATGTACGGCATCAGCCACTTCACCGCCGTGATCAATCCGCCGCATGCGACCATCCTCGCGGTCGGCACCAGCGAGGAGAGGCCGGTCGTGCGCGGCGGCAAGATCGAGATCGCGCATATGATGAGCGTGACGCTGTCGTGCGATCACCGCGCCATCGACGGCGCGCTCGGGGCCGAGTTGATCGGCGCCTTCAAGCAGCTGATCGAAAACCCCGTGATGATGATGGTCTGA
- a CDS encoding nucleoside deaminase yields MAIEAHHFDFMLEAIREAETSIAQGGLPIGAVLTRDNKIIARGHNNRVQENNPILHGEMSCLREAGAISFHDTVMYTTLSPCSMCAGALGLFKVKLVVIGESVTFEGSKDILDKFGIPWIDLADDRSISMMKNWRSIPANERLWQGDIGN; encoded by the coding sequence GTGGCCATCGAAGCGCACCATTTCGATTTCATGCTGGAAGCGATCCGCGAGGCGGAGACCTCGATCGCGCAAGGTGGCCTGCCGATCGGCGCCGTGCTGACGCGCGACAACAAGATCATCGCCCGTGGCCACAACAACCGCGTGCAGGAGAACAATCCGATCCTGCACGGCGAGATGAGCTGCCTGCGCGAAGCCGGCGCGATCTCGTTTCACGATACGGTGATGTACACCACGCTGTCGCCATGCTCGATGTGCGCGGGCGCGCTGGGGCTGTTCAAGGTCAAGCTCGTCGTGATCGGGGAATCCGTCACCTTCGAGGGCTCCAAGGACATCCTCGACAAGTTCGGCATTCCCTGGATCGACCTTGCCGACGACCGCTCCATCAGCATGATGAAGAATTGGCGTTCCATCCCTGCCAATGAGCGCCTCTGGCAGGGCGACATCGGCAACTAA
- a CDS encoding DUF5076 domain-containing protein, which yields MAGPKEQPLPPDVLARDDAVEILRVFVLDGGLSMAFQRAFEEPEMWGLLLVDLARHAARAYARESEYTEEDALNRILEMFQAEIERPTDTGTTTPRGKGH from the coding sequence ATGGCGGGCCCGAAGGAGCAGCCGTTACCACCCGACGTCCTTGCCCGCGACGACGCGGTCGAGATCCTGCGCGTGTTTGTGCTGGACGGCGGGCTGTCGATGGCATTCCAGCGGGCTTTCGAGGAGCCCGAGATGTGGGGCTTGCTGCTGGTCGATCTCGCCCGTCATGCTGCGCGTGCTTATGCGCGCGAGAGCGAATATACCGAAGAGGACGCGCTGAACCGGATCCTGGAGATGTTCCAGGCCGAGATCGAGCGTCCGACGGACACCGGCACCACGACGCCGCGCGGCAAGGGGCACTGA
- a CDS encoding pyruvate dehydrogenase complex E1 component subunit beta yields the protein MPIQVLMPALSPTMEKGNLAKWLKKEGETIKSGDVIAEIETDKATMEVEATDEGTLGKILIPEGTADVAVNTPIATILADGESAADLAKAPAPAKQEKAAESAPPAAAKSEAPAPKAAPAPQAVAEPDPEVPAGTEMITQTIREALRDAMAEEMRRDADVFVMGEEVAEYQGAYKVTQGLLQEFGAKRVIDTPITEHGFAGVGVGAAMTGLKPIVEFMTFNFAMQAIDQIINSAAKTLYMSGGQMGCSIVFRGPNGAAARVAAQHSQDYSAWYSSVPGLKVVAPFSAADYKGLLKAAIRDPNPVIFLENEVLYGHTGEVPKLDDFVIPIGKARIVRSGSHVTIISWSNGMTYALKAADELAKDGIEAEVIDLRTLRPMDTETIINSVKKTGRAVTVEEGWAQNGVGAEIAARIMEHAFDYLDAPVARVSGKDVPMPYAANLEKLALPSAAEVVEAAKAVCYR from the coding sequence ATGCCAATTCAAGTGCTGATGCCCGCGTTGTCGCCCACGATGGAAAAGGGCAACCTCGCCAAATGGCTGAAAAAAGAGGGCGAGACGATCAAGTCGGGCGATGTCATCGCCGAGATCGAGACCGACAAGGCGACCATGGAAGTCGAAGCGACCGACGAGGGCACGCTCGGCAAGATCCTGATCCCCGAGGGCACCGCCGACGTCGCCGTAAACACGCCGATCGCGACCATCCTCGCCGACGGCGAGAGCGCCGCCGATCTCGCCAAGGCGCCTGCACCGGCCAAGCAGGAGAAGGCCGCGGAGTCCGCGCCGCCCGCCGCTGCAAAGTCTGAAGCCCCCGCGCCCAAAGCCGCGCCGGCGCCGCAGGCCGTCGCCGAGCCGGATCCGGAAGTGCCTGCCGGCACCGAGATGATCACGCAGACGATCCGCGAAGCCTTGCGCGACGCCATGGCCGAAGAGATGCGCCGCGACGCCGACGTCTTCGTGATGGGCGAGGAGGTCGCCGAATATCAGGGCGCCTATAAGGTGACGCAGGGCCTGCTGCAGGAATTCGGCGCCAAGCGCGTCATCGACACCCCGATCACCGAGCACGGCTTTGCCGGCGTCGGCGTCGGCGCCGCCATGACGGGCCTCAAGCCCATCGTCGAGTTCATGACCTTCAACTTCGCCATGCAGGCGATCGACCAGATCATCAACTCCGCGGCCAAGACGTTGTATATGTCCGGCGGCCAGATGGGCTGTTCGATCGTGTTCCGCGGGCCAAACGGTGCGGCCGCGCGCGTCGCCGCCCAGCACAGCCAGGATTATTCGGCCTGGTACTCGAGCGTTCCGGGCCTCAAGGTGGTCGCACCGTTCTCGGCCGCCGATTACAAGGGTCTTTTGAAGGCTGCGATCCGCGATCCCAATCCGGTGATCTTCCTCGAGAACGAGGTGCTCTACGGCCACACCGGCGAGGTGCCGAAGCTCGACGATTTCGTGATCCCGATCGGCAAGGCCCGCATCGTGCGTTCCGGCAGCCACGTCACCATCATCTCCTGGTCGAACGGCATGACCTATGCGCTGAAGGCGGCCGACGAGCTCGCCAAGGACGGCATCGAGGCCGAGGTGATCGATTTGCGCACGCTGCGTCCGATGGACACAGAGACCATCATCAACTCCGTCAAGAAGACGGGGCGCGCCGTCACGGTGGAAGAGGGCTGGGCCCAGAACGGCGTCGGCGCCGAGATCGCCGCGCGCATCATGGAGCACGCCTTCGACTACTTGGACGCTCCGGTTGCGCGCGTCTCCGGCAAGGACGTGCCGATGCCCTACGCCGCCAACCTGGAGAAGCTTGCGCTGCCTTCGGCGGCTGAGGTGGTCGAGGCCGCCAAAGCCGTCTGCTACAGGTAG
- the pdhA gene encoding pyruvate dehydrogenase (acetyl-transferring) E1 component subunit alpha, translating into MAAPKKAAASTPQDKTDGGSPPEFTREQELKALRDMLLIRRFEEKAGQLYGMGAIGGFCHLYIGQEAVVVGMQMALKQGDQVITGYRDHGHMLATGMDANGVMAELTGRRGGYSKGKGGSMHMFSKEKHFYGGHGIVGAQVSLGTGLAFANHYRGNDNVSVTYFGDGAANQGQVYESFNMAELWKLPVIYVIENNRYAMGTAVSRASAQQDFSKRGASFNIPGRQVDGMDVRAVKAAGEEAAAWCRAGKGPFILEMQTYRYRGHSMSDPAKYRTREEVEKVRHDQDPIEQVRNRLLAAKVSEADLKAIDAEVRDIVNASADFAQHDPEPDAAELWTDIYR; encoded by the coding sequence ATGGCCGCACCCAAGAAAGCCGCCGCAAGCACGCCACAAGACAAGACCGACGGCGGTTCGCCCCCGGAATTCACCAGGGAGCAGGAGCTCAAGGCGCTCCGCGACATGCTCCTGATCCGGCGGTTCGAGGAAAAAGCCGGCCAGCTCTACGGCATGGGCGCGATCGGCGGCTTCTGTCACCTCTATATCGGCCAGGAAGCCGTGGTGGTCGGCATGCAAATGGCCCTGAAGCAGGGCGATCAGGTCATCACCGGCTATCGCGATCACGGCCACATGCTTGCCACCGGGATGGACGCCAACGGCGTCATGGCCGAGCTCACCGGCCGCCGCGGTGGCTATTCCAAGGGCAAGGGCGGCTCCATGCACATGTTCAGCAAGGAGAAGCACTTTTACGGCGGCCATGGCATCGTCGGCGCCCAGGTCTCGCTCGGCACCGGTCTCGCTTTCGCCAATCACTATCGCGGCAACGACAATGTCAGCGTCACCTATTTCGGCGACGGCGCGGCCAACCAGGGCCAGGTCTATGAGAGCTTCAACATGGCGGAGCTCTGGAAGCTGCCGGTGATCTACGTCATCGAGAACAACCGCTACGCCATGGGCACGGCGGTCTCGCGCGCCTCGGCACAGCAGGATTTCTCCAAGCGTGGCGCGTCCTTCAACATCCCCGGCAGGCAGGTCGACGGCATGGACGTCCGCGCCGTCAAGGCCGCGGGCGAGGAGGCTGCGGCCTGGTGCCGCGCCGGCAAGGGTCCCTTCATCCTGGAGATGCAGACCTACCGCTATCGCGGCCATTCGATGTCCGACCCTGCAAAATATCGCACGCGCGAGGAAGTCGAGAAGGTCCGCCACGACCAGGACCCGATCGAGCAGGTGCGCAACCGCCTGTTGGCGGCCAAGGTCAGCGAGGCCGATCTCAAGGCGATCGACGCCGAGGTGCGCGACATCGTCAACGCGTCCGCCGATTTCGCCCAGCATGATCCCGAGCCGGATGCCGCCGAGCTCTGGACCGACATTTACCGCTGA
- the adh gene encoding aldehyde dehydrogenase, with protein sequence MNKVEFLSVTRVPFAERYDNFIGGKFVAPVAGKYFDNASPVTGQIVCKIARSDAQDVELALDAAHAAKGAWGRTSVAERAALLNRIADRMEDNLERLAIAETWDNGKPIRETRAADIPLAIDHFRYFAGVVRAQEGSIGEIDHDTIAYHFHEPLGVVGQIIPWNFPLLMACWKLAPALAAGNCVVLKPAEQTPASIMVWAEIIADILPSGVLNIVNGFGLEAGKPLASSPRIAKIAFTGETTTGRLIMQYASQNLIPVTLELGGKSPNIFFSDVTAEDDDFFDKAIEGFVMFALNQGEVCTCPSRALVHADIYDRFMERALKRVAAIKQGDPRAADTMIGAQASGEQLAKILSYIDIGKQEGAKVLAGGGRAELAGDLAGGFYVQPTVFEGHNKMRIFQEEIFGPVVSVTTFRNDDEALEIANDTLYGLGAGVWSRDANRCYRFGRAIQAGRVWTNCYHAYPAHAAFGGYKQSGVGRETHKMMLDHYQQTKNLLVSYSPKKLGFF encoded by the coding sequence ATGAACAAGGTGGAATTCCTCAGTGTGACCAGAGTTCCGTTTGCCGAACGCTACGACAATTTCATCGGCGGCAAATTCGTCGCGCCGGTCGCCGGCAAATATTTCGACAATGCCTCGCCGGTGACAGGCCAGATCGTCTGCAAGATCGCGCGCTCGGACGCGCAGGACGTCGAGTTGGCGCTCGACGCGGCCCATGCCGCCAAGGGCGCCTGGGGCCGCACCAGCGTCGCCGAGCGCGCCGCGCTGCTGAACCGGATCGCCGACCGCATGGAAGACAATCTCGAGCGTCTCGCCATCGCCGAGACCTGGGACAACGGCAAACCGATCCGCGAGACCCGCGCCGCCGACATCCCGCTCGCCATCGATCACTTCCGCTATTTCGCCGGCGTCGTCCGCGCGCAGGAAGGCTCGATCGGCGAGATCGACCACGACACCATCGCTTATCATTTCCACGAGCCGCTCGGCGTGGTCGGCCAGATCATCCCCTGGAACTTCCCGCTGCTGATGGCCTGCTGGAAGCTCGCGCCCGCGCTCGCCGCCGGTAATTGCGTCGTGCTCAAGCCCGCCGAGCAGACCCCGGCCTCGATCATGGTCTGGGCCGAGATCATCGCCGACATCCTGCCATCAGGCGTCCTCAACATCGTCAACGGCTTCGGCCTCGAGGCCGGCAAGCCGCTGGCCTCGAGCCCGCGCATCGCCAAGATCGCCTTCACCGGCGAGACCACGACGGGCCGGCTGATCATGCAATATGCCAGCCAGAACCTCATTCCGGTCACGCTGGAGCTCGGCGGCAAGTCGCCGAACATCTTCTTCAGCGACGTCACCGCCGAGGACGACGATTTCTTCGACAAGGCGATCGAAGGTTTTGTGATGTTCGCGCTGAACCAGGGCGAGGTCTGCACCTGTCCGAGCAGGGCGCTGGTCCATGCCGACATCTACGACCGCTTCATGGAGCGGGCCTTGAAGCGCGTCGCGGCGATCAAGCAGGGCGACCCGCGCGCGGCCGACACCATGATCGGCGCGCAGGCCTCCGGCGAGCAGCTCGCAAAAATCCTCTCCTACATCGACATCGGAAAGCAGGAGGGCGCCAAGGTGCTGGCCGGCGGCGGACGTGCCGAACTCGCAGGCGATCTCGCCGGTGGCTTCTATGTCCAGCCGACCGTGTTCGAGGGCCACAACAAGATGCGAATCTTCCAGGAGGAGATCTTCGGCCCCGTGGTCTCGGTCACGACATTCAGGAACGACGATGAGGCGCTCGAGATCGCCAACGACACGCTCTACGGCCTCGGAGCCGGCGTTTGGAGCCGCGACGCCAACCGCTGCTACCGCTTCGGCCGGGCGATCCAGGCCGGCCGGGTCTGGACCAACTGCTACCACGCCTATCCCGCCCATGCGGCGTTCGGCGGCTACAAGCAGTCGGGCGTCGGGCGCGAGACCCACAAGATGATGCTCGATCATTATCAGCAGACCAAGAACCTCCTGGTCAGCTACAGCCCGAAGAAGCTTGGCTTCTTCTGA
- a CDS encoding helix-turn-helix domain-containing protein, producing the protein MNGSMPRHHAARVEAAIASGQAARSALVASWRRSSRLHHLDPGGRTSPMRLTEAELLQARERIAPLLAAAQGAMDRLYQAVGASGCCVLLADGEGVPVDRRGTAADDATFQSWGLWTGAVWSEEHEGTNGIGTCLVEQRPLTIDRDQHFFTRNTLLSCTAVPIYDHEAALAGVLDVSSCRADRTDAFSSLIALAAGEAARRIEADLFRRAFSHARIVLTQAADGQCGGLVAVDADDLVIGATRSARAALGIAPGRALQPVPAADLLGGDAARDHLAGGQRAVVQRALLRAGGNVSAAAKALGISRATLHRKLKRFGLNH; encoded by the coding sequence ATGAATGGGTCAATGCCCCGGCATCACGCGGCCCGTGTCGAGGCCGCCATCGCGTCAGGCCAGGCGGCACGGTCCGCGCTCGTGGCCTCGTGGCGCCGTTCGTCCAGATTGCATCATCTCGATCCCGGTGGCCGCACCTCGCCGATGCGGCTGACCGAAGCCGAGCTGCTCCAGGCGCGCGAGCGCATCGCGCCGCTGCTGGCCGCTGCGCAAGGCGCGATGGATCGGCTCTATCAGGCCGTCGGCGCCAGCGGCTGCTGCGTGCTGCTCGCCGACGGCGAGGGCGTGCCGGTCGATCGTCGCGGCACGGCGGCGGACGACGCGACCTTTCAGTCCTGGGGCCTGTGGACCGGTGCGGTGTGGAGCGAGGAGCACGAGGGCACCAACGGCATCGGCACCTGCCTGGTCGAGCAGCGTCCGCTGACGATCGACCGCGACCAGCATTTCTTCACCCGCAACACGCTTCTGAGCTGCACCGCCGTTCCGATCTACGACCACGAGGCGGCGCTGGCGGGCGTGCTCGACGTCTCCTCCTGCCGGGCCGACCGCACCGATGCATTCTCCAGCCTGATCGCGCTTGCAGCGGGCGAGGCGGCCAGGCGTATCGAAGCTGATCTGTTCCGCAGGGCGTTCAGCCATGCCCGTATCGTCCTGACGCAAGCTGCGGACGGCCAGTGCGGCGGCCTCGTCGCGGTCGATGCGGACGACCTCGTGATCGGCGCGACCCGCTCGGCCCGGGCGGCGCTTGGAATTGCTCCTGGCCGGGCATTGCAACCGGTGCCCGCGGCCGATCTCCTCGGCGGCGATGCCGCGCGTGACCATCTTGCCGGCGGTCAGCGCGCGGTGGTCCAGCGCGCGCTGCTCCGCGCCGGCGGCAATGTCTCGGCAGCCGCCAAGGCCCTCGGCATCAGCCGCGCCACGCTGCACCGGAAGTTGAAGCGGTTCGGGCTGAATCACTGA